A single genomic interval of Rhizobium leguminosarum bv. trifolii WSM1325 harbors:
- a CDS encoding cobalamin 5'-phosphate synthase (TIGRFAM: cobalamin 5'-phosphate synthase~PFAM: cobalamin-5-phosphate synthase CobS~KEGG: rec:RHECIAT_CH0002545 cobalamin (5'-phosphate) synthase protein) has protein sequence MKIKDYAVDTARAVAFLSRIPMRQSLFKGYDGRLGPLVRSFPFAGIVIGFIPALALFLLLGLRADPLMAALIALSVQVLVTGALHEDGLADTADGIGGGKSREQSLLIMKDSRIGTYGAIALILSFAIRAAALAAIARHSSPLTAALAIPAVAALSRGAIAWHWQRLAPAKADGVAASTGQPDEAAMQFALASAGLVAALLIWPAFGLRPLVASLLATGIAGFAFTAFIRRKLAGHTGDTLGATQQICEIATLCALATAL, from the coding sequence ATGAAGATCAAGGACTATGCGGTCGATACCGCCCGCGCCGTCGCCTTCCTCAGCCGCATTCCCATGCGGCAATCGCTGTTCAAAGGTTATGACGGCAGGCTCGGCCCGCTGGTGCGCTCCTTTCCCTTTGCCGGCATCGTCATCGGCTTCATCCCCGCACTCGCCCTCTTCCTCCTTTTGGGGCTGCGCGCCGATCCGCTGATGGCAGCCCTGATCGCGCTTTCCGTCCAGGTCCTCGTCACCGGCGCGCTGCACGAGGACGGTCTGGCCGATACGGCCGACGGCATCGGCGGCGGCAAGAGCCGCGAACAGAGCCTGCTCATCATGAAGGATAGCCGGATCGGCACCTATGGCGCGATAGCCCTGATCCTCTCCTTCGCGATCCGCGCAGCCGCACTTGCCGCCATCGCCCGCCATTCCTCGCCGCTCACTGCTGCCCTCGCCATTCCCGCCGTCGCGGCTCTCAGCCGTGGCGCCATCGCCTGGCACTGGCAGCGGTTGGCACCGGCAAAGGCCGATGGCGTGGCCGCCTCGACCGGCCAGCCGGACGAGGCGGCGATGCAGTTTGCGCTCGCCTCGGCCGGCCTCGTCGCAGCGCTTCTGATCTGGCCGGCATTCGGCCTGCGGCCGCTGGTCGCAAGCCTGCTCGCCACCGGCATCGCAGGGTTTGCCTTCACCGCCTTCATCCGCCGCAAGCTTGCCGGCCACACCGGCGATACGCTGGGCGCGACGCAGCAAATTTGCGAGATCGCCACTCTTTGCGCCCTTGCCACGGCCCTTTGA
- a CDS encoding protein of unknown function DUF1289 (PFAM: protein of unknown function DUF1289~KEGG: ret:RHE_CH02445 hypothetical protein), which produces MQTPCIHVCSLEPTTGFCAGCGRTLQEIGSWMSYSDTERRRIMALLPARLAGAATPSNRMKTSLAGGPERPL; this is translated from the coding sequence ATGCAAACACCCTGCATTCACGTCTGCTCGCTGGAACCCACCACCGGATTTTGCGCCGGATGCGGCCGGACTCTTCAGGAAATCGGCAGCTGGATGAGTTATTCCGACACCGAGCGAAGACGGATCATGGCGCTGCTGCCGGCAAGGCTCGCAGGCGCCGCCACGCCGTCGAACCGTATGAAAACGAGCCTCGCCGGTGGGCCGGAGCGGCCTTTATGA
- a CDS encoding conserved hypothetical protein (KEGG: rec:RHECIAT_CH0002547 hypothetical protein) yields MIRLTVFLVVIGIGLAVLIVNNDNSRILGLQSDDFGRVVYLLPIALMLSAGIWASRRSIGETMRQMMIWLVIILALVTVYLYRQEALGVGNRLLAGLVPGRAVVVTTSEGGQEIILHKLLNGHFQADVAVNGQTIEMLVDTGASMVALSREDAERIGIDLSRLTYSMTVMTANGRGRAAPVTLDQVAIGPIVRNNVAASVSEDGRLDQSLLGMSFLETLGSLQMQTDELRMRN; encoded by the coding sequence ATGATCCGTTTGACCGTCTTCCTCGTCGTGATCGGCATCGGCCTTGCCGTGCTGATTGTCAACAATGACAACAGCCGCATCCTTGGTCTGCAGAGCGATGACTTCGGCCGCGTCGTCTATCTGCTGCCGATCGCGCTGATGTTGTCGGCCGGCATCTGGGCGAGCCGGCGCAGCATCGGCGAAACGATGCGCCAGATGATGATCTGGCTGGTCATCATCCTGGCGCTCGTGACCGTCTACCTCTATCGCCAGGAAGCGCTCGGCGTCGGCAACAGGCTGCTCGCCGGCCTCGTTCCCGGCCGCGCCGTCGTCGTCACCACAAGCGAGGGCGGCCAGGAGATCATCCTGCACAAGCTGCTGAACGGCCATTTCCAAGCCGATGTCGCAGTCAACGGCCAGACGATCGAGATGCTTGTCGATACCGGCGCCAGCATGGTGGCGCTGTCGCGCGAAGATGCCGAACGCATCGGCATCGACCTCTCCCGCCTCACCTATTCCATGACGGTCATGACCGCCAACGGCCGCGGCCGCGCAGCACCCGTCACGCTCGACCAGGTAGCGATCGGCCCGATCGTCCGCAACAATGTCGCAGCCAGCGTCTCCGAGGATGGCCGGCTCGACCAGAGCCTGCTCGGTATGAGCTTCCTGGAAACGCTGGGCTCGCTGCAGATGCAGACCGACGAACTCCG